A window of Oncorhynchus keta strain PuntledgeMale-10-30-2019 chromosome 27, Oket_V2, whole genome shotgun sequence contains these coding sequences:
- the ift122 gene encoding intraflagellar transport protein 122 homolog isoform X2: MLLLRHNDSIQCVAYNPVSHQLASCSSGDFGLWSPEQKSVSKHKVNSKITCCGWTNDGQYLALGMMNGVVSIRNKNGEEKVKIERPGGSSSPIWSIAWNPSKDWWKWMPFCEGEDDEAVDVDSSMPEPLCLVIDTAYSQSCSSRVEVLGLGRQLERERQVGRGAETDRPEGEEEEPMLQGGFSDPDHFSQLRDEHNDILAVADWGQKLSFYQLSGKQIGKDRTLTYDPCCVSYFSKGEYIVMGGSDKQASLYTKDGVRLGTIGEQSSWVWTCRVKPDSNYVVLGCQDGTIAFFQLIFSTVHGLYKDRYAYRDSMTDVIVQHLITEQKVRIKCRELVKKIAIYRNRLAIQLPEKILIYELYSDDSSDMHYRIKEKICRKFECNLLVVCSQHIILCQEKRLQCLSFTSIKEKEWLMESLIRYIKVIGGPPGREGLLVGLKNGAILKIFVDNPFAITLLKQSTSVRCLDMSTSRSKLAVVDEHNTCLVYDIHTKELLFQEPNANSVAWNTQCEDMLCFSGSGYLNIKASNFPVHQQKLQGFVVGYNGSKIFCLHVYSMSAVEVPQSAPMYQYLERRMFKEAYQIACLGVTDSDWRDLATEALEGLDFDTSKKAFIRVRDLRYLELINSIEERKKRGESDTELFLADVYAYQGKFHEAARLYKRTGLDSRALSMYTDLRMFEYAKEFVGAADPKNTRMLMSKQADWAKNSKEPRAAAQMYLTAGEHLKAIDIIGEHGWVDMLIDIARKLDKAEREPLAKCAAYFQKLKHHGYASETYSKMGDLQALVHLHVEARHWDEAFALVEKHAQFKDDVYVPYAQWLAENDRFEEAQKAFHKAGRQSEAVKVLEQLTHNAVVESRFNDAAYYYWMLSMQCLDIARENEERKEEMLKKFKRFQHLAELYHVYHSIQRYTDEPFSSHMPETLFNISRYLLHNLTKDVPLGISKVNTLYALAKQSRTLGAFKLARHAYEKLQELHVPSRFQESMDLGSLTVRSKPYHDNEDLIPMCYRCSTNNPLLNSQGSVCINCKQPFIYSASSYEVLPLVQFYLDKGIGDEEAVSLIDLEVPCIDRKAARWQEMSSGERSGPPTGVKVHIPTGQRP, encoded by the exons ATGTTGCTCCTCAGACATAATGACTCCATCCAGTGTGTTGCCTACAACCCAGTCAGCCACCAGCTGGCCTCCTGCTCCTCTGGGGACTTTG GCCTGTGGTCCCCAGAACAGAAATCTGTATCCAAGCACAAAGTCAACAGCAAGATAACATGTTGTGG GTGGACCAACGACGGTCAGTACCTGGCCCTGGGCATGATGAACGGGGTGGTGAGCATCAGGAATAAGAACGGAGAGGAGAAGGTGAAAATAGAGCGACCAGGAGgatcctcctctcctatctggtCCATCGCATGGAACCCCTCCAA GGACTGGTGGAAGTGGATGCCCTTCTGTGAGGGAGAGGACGACGAGGCGGTGGATGTGGACAGCAGCATGCCAGAGCCCCTGTGCCTGGTCATTGACACCGCCTACAGCCAGAGCTGCAGTAGCAGGGTAGAGGTCCTGGGGCTAGGCaggcagctggagagagagaggcaggtaggaAGAGGAGCAGAGACGGACAGgcctgaaggagaggaggaggagcccaTGCTGCAGGGAGGGTTCTCTGATCCAGACCACTTCAGCCAGCTCAG GGATGAGCACAATGACATCCTGGCTGTGGCAGACTGGGGGCAGAAGCTGTCCTTCTACCAGCTCAGTGGAAAACAG attggGAAGGACAGAACTCTGACCTATGACCCCTGCTGTGTCAGCTACTTCTCCAAGGGGGAGTACATTGTGATGGGTGGCTCGGACAAGCAGGCCTCCCTCTACACCAAAGATGGGGTGCGGCTCGGCACCATCGGGGAACAGAGCTCCTGGGTGTGGACCTGTAGAGTCAAACCTGACTCCAACTATGTG gTGTTGGGCTGCCAGGATGGGACCATAGCCTTCTTCCAGCTCATCTTCAGCACGGTGCACGGCCTGTACAAGGACCGCTATGCCTACAGAGACAGCATGACCGATGTCATCGTCCAGCACCTCATCACTGAACAGAAAG TGAGGATCAAGTGCAGAGAGCTTGTGAAGAAGATAGCTATCTACAGGAACCGCCTGGCCATCCAGCTGCCTGAGAAGATCCTCATCTACGAGCTGTACTCTGACGACTCCTCGGACATGCACTACCGCATCAAGGAGAAGATCTGCAGAAAGTTTGAGTGCAACCTGCTCGTGGTCTGCTCCCAGCACATCATCCTGTGTCAG GAGAAGAGGCTGCAGTGTCTGTCCTTCACCAGTATCAAGGAGAAGGAGTGGCTTATGGAGTCTCTGATTCGCTACATCAAAGTGATTGGTGGCCCACCGGGCAGAGAGGGCCTACTGGTGGGGCTGAAGAATGGAGCT ATCCTAAAGATCTTTGTTGACAACCCATTTGCCATCACTCTGCTGAAGCAGTCTACGTCTGTGCGTTGTCTGGACATGAGTACATCCCGCAGCAAGCTGGCCGTGGTGGACGAACACAACACCTGCCTGGTTTACGACATCCACACCAAGGAGCTGCTCTTCCAG GAGCCCAATGCTAACAGCGTAGCCTGGAACACCCAGTGTGAGGACATGCTGTGTTTCTCAGGCAGTGGCTACCTCAACATCAAGGCCAGTAACTTCCCAGTGCATCAGCAGAAGCTGCAGGGCTTCGTGGTGGGCTACAACGGCTCCAAGATCTTCTGCCTGCACGTGTACTCCATGTCCGCTGTGGAGGTGCCTCAG TCGGCTCCCATGTACCAGTATCTGGAGAGGAGGATGTTCAAGGAGGCCTATCAGATCGCCTGCCTGGGTGTGACTGACAGTGACTGGAGGGATCTGGCCACGGAAGCACTGGAGGGCCTCGACTTTGACACCTCTAAgaag gcatTCATCAGAGTACGAGACCTGCGCTACCTGGAGCTCATCAACAGCATTGAG gagaggaagaagagaggtgagagCGACACTGAGCTGTTCCTTGCGGATGTCTATGCCTACCAGGGGAAATTCCACGAGGCTGCCAGGCTCTACAAGAGGACTGGCTTGGACTCCAGAGCTCTCAGCATGTACACGGACCTGCGCATGTTTGAGTACGCTAAG GAGTTTGTGGGCGCGGCAGACCCTAAAAACACTCGCATGCTGATGTCCAAGCAGGCCGACTGGGCTAAGAACAGCAAGGAGCCGCGGGCCGCTGCTCAGATGTACCTGACTGCAGGAGAACACCTCAAAGCCATCGACATCATAGGAGAACACGGCTGGGTCGACAT GCTGATTGACATAGCCCGTAAGCTGGATAAGGCGGAGCGCGAACCACTGGCTAAGTGTGCGGCCTATTTCCAGAAGCTGAAGCATCATGGTTATGCCTCTGAGACCTACTCCAAGATGGGAGACCTGCAGGCCCTGGTGCATCTGCACGTGGAGGCACGACACTGGGATGAG gccTTCGCTCTGGTGGAGAAACATGCCCAGTTTAAAGATGACGTCTATGTGCCCTACGCTCAGTGGCTGGCTGAGAACGACCGCTTTGAGGAGGCACAGAAAG CTTTCCACAAGGCGGGCCGACAGAGCGAGGCTGTGAAGGTGTTGGAACAGCTTACCCACAATGCCGTGGTGGAGAGCAGGTTCAATGACGCAGCATATTATTACTGGATGCTCTCTATGCAGTGTCTGGACATCGCTAGGG AAAacgaggagaggaaggaggagatgctgaaGAAGTTCAAGCGTTTCCAGCACCTGGCGGAGCTTTACCATGTTTACCACTCAATACAGCGTTACACA GATGAACCCTTTAGCTCCCATATGCCTGAGACGCTCTTTAACATCTCCAGGTACCTCCTACACAACCTCACCAAGGACGTGCCACTGGGCATCTCCAAAGT TAACACTCTTTATGCGTTGGCCAAGCAGAGCAGAACCCTGGGAGCGTTTAAACTAGCCAGACATGCCTATGAGAAGCTCCAGGAACTCCACGTTCCCTCTCGCTTCCAGGAGTCAATGGATCTGGGCAGCCTTACCGTCCGCTCCAAACCATACCACGACAATGAG GACCTGATCCCCATGTGTTACCGCTGCTCCACCAACAACCCCCTGCTGAACAGCCAGGGCAGTGTGTGTATCAACTGCAAACAGCCCTTCATCTATTCAGCATCTTCATACG aGGTCCTTCCTCTGGTGCAGTTCTATCTGGACAAGGGTATCGGTGATGAGGAGGCTGTGTCTCTCATTGACCTGGAAGTCCCTTGCATTGACAGGAAGGCTGCTCGCTGGCAGGAGATGAGCAGTGGGG agcgctcaggacctccgactggggtaaaggttcatattccaacaggacaacgaccctaa
- the ift122 gene encoding intraflagellar transport protein 122 homolog isoform X1: MRAVPTWIDKVHDRDKVEQCIYDLAFKPDGSQLIVAAGNRVLVYDTSDGTLIQPLKGHKDTVYCVAYAKDGKRFASGSADKSIIIWTSKLEGILKYTHNDSIQCVAYNPVSHQLASCSSGDFGLWSPEQKSVSKHKVNSKITCCGWTNDGQYLALGMMNGVVSIRNKNGEEKVKIERPGGSSSPIWSIAWNPSKDWWKWMPFCEGEDDEAVDVDSSMPEPLCLVIDTAYSQSCSSRVEVLGLGRQLERERQVGRGAETDRPEGEEEEPMLQGGFSDPDHFSQLRDEHNDILAVADWGQKLSFYQLSGKQIGKDRTLTYDPCCVSYFSKGEYIVMGGSDKQASLYTKDGVRLGTIGEQSSWVWTCRVKPDSNYVVLGCQDGTIAFFQLIFSTVHGLYKDRYAYRDSMTDVIVQHLITEQKVRIKCRELVKKIAIYRNRLAIQLPEKILIYELYSDDSSDMHYRIKEKICRKFECNLLVVCSQHIILCQEKRLQCLSFTSIKEKEWLMESLIRYIKVIGGPPGREGLLVGLKNGAILKIFVDNPFAITLLKQSTSVRCLDMSTSRSKLAVVDEHNTCLVYDIHTKELLFQEPNANSVAWNTQCEDMLCFSGSGYLNIKASNFPVHQQKLQGFVVGYNGSKIFCLHVYSMSAVEVPQSAPMYQYLERRMFKEAYQIACLGVTDSDWRDLATEALEGLDFDTSKKAFIRVRDLRYLELINSIEERKKRGESDTELFLADVYAYQGKFHEAARLYKRTGLDSRALSMYTDLRMFEYAKEFVGAADPKNTRMLMSKQADWAKNSKEPRAAAQMYLTAGEHLKAIDIIGEHGWVDMLIDIARKLDKAEREPLAKCAAYFQKLKHHGYASETYSKMGDLQALVHLHVEARHWDEAFALVEKHAQFKDDVYVPYAQWLAENDRFEEAQKAFHKAGRQSEAVKVLEQLTHNAVVESRFNDAAYYYWMLSMQCLDIARENEERKEEMLKKFKRFQHLAELYHVYHSIQRYTDEPFSSHMPETLFNISRYLLHNLTKDVPLGISKVNTLYALAKQSRTLGAFKLARHAYEKLQELHVPSRFQESMDLGSLTVRSKPYHDNEDLIPMCYRCSTNNPLLNSQGSVCINCKQPFIYSASSYEVLPLVQFYLDKGIGDEEAVSLIDLEVPCIDRKAARWQEMSSGESQSLKLNDGTEDTEEDPFMAKLSFEQGGSDFVPVVVSRSVLRSMSRRDVLIKRWPKPLQWEYYRSLLPDVSITMCPSCFQMFHSEDYELLVLQHNCCPYCRRPIDEPN; this comes from the exons ATGAGGGCAGTTCCTACGTGGATTGACAAAGTACATGATCGCGACAAAGTTGAGCAATG TATCTACGACCTTGCCTTCAAACCAGATGGCAGCCAGCTTATTGTAGCAGCTGGGAATCGTGTTTTG GTGTATGACACATCAGATGGAACTCTCATTCAGCCTCTGAAAGGACACAAGGACACAGTGTACTGTGTTGCCTACGCCAAAGATG GGAAACGGTTTGCCTCAGGTTCTGCTGACAAAAGCATCATCATCTGGACATCTAAACTGGAGGGTATTTTGAAATATAC ACATAATGACTCCATCCAGTGTGTTGCCTACAACCCAGTCAGCCACCAGCTGGCCTCCTGCTCCTCTGGGGACTTTG GCCTGTGGTCCCCAGAACAGAAATCTGTATCCAAGCACAAAGTCAACAGCAAGATAACATGTTGTGG GTGGACCAACGACGGTCAGTACCTGGCCCTGGGCATGATGAACGGGGTGGTGAGCATCAGGAATAAGAACGGAGAGGAGAAGGTGAAAATAGAGCGACCAGGAGgatcctcctctcctatctggtCCATCGCATGGAACCCCTCCAA GGACTGGTGGAAGTGGATGCCCTTCTGTGAGGGAGAGGACGACGAGGCGGTGGATGTGGACAGCAGCATGCCAGAGCCCCTGTGCCTGGTCATTGACACCGCCTACAGCCAGAGCTGCAGTAGCAGGGTAGAGGTCCTGGGGCTAGGCaggcagctggagagagagaggcaggtaggaAGAGGAGCAGAGACGGACAGgcctgaaggagaggaggaggagcccaTGCTGCAGGGAGGGTTCTCTGATCCAGACCACTTCAGCCAGCTCAG GGATGAGCACAATGACATCCTGGCTGTGGCAGACTGGGGGCAGAAGCTGTCCTTCTACCAGCTCAGTGGAAAACAG attggGAAGGACAGAACTCTGACCTATGACCCCTGCTGTGTCAGCTACTTCTCCAAGGGGGAGTACATTGTGATGGGTGGCTCGGACAAGCAGGCCTCCCTCTACACCAAAGATGGGGTGCGGCTCGGCACCATCGGGGAACAGAGCTCCTGGGTGTGGACCTGTAGAGTCAAACCTGACTCCAACTATGTG gTGTTGGGCTGCCAGGATGGGACCATAGCCTTCTTCCAGCTCATCTTCAGCACGGTGCACGGCCTGTACAAGGACCGCTATGCCTACAGAGACAGCATGACCGATGTCATCGTCCAGCACCTCATCACTGAACAGAAAG TGAGGATCAAGTGCAGAGAGCTTGTGAAGAAGATAGCTATCTACAGGAACCGCCTGGCCATCCAGCTGCCTGAGAAGATCCTCATCTACGAGCTGTACTCTGACGACTCCTCGGACATGCACTACCGCATCAAGGAGAAGATCTGCAGAAAGTTTGAGTGCAACCTGCTCGTGGTCTGCTCCCAGCACATCATCCTGTGTCAG GAGAAGAGGCTGCAGTGTCTGTCCTTCACCAGTATCAAGGAGAAGGAGTGGCTTATGGAGTCTCTGATTCGCTACATCAAAGTGATTGGTGGCCCACCGGGCAGAGAGGGCCTACTGGTGGGGCTGAAGAATGGAGCT ATCCTAAAGATCTTTGTTGACAACCCATTTGCCATCACTCTGCTGAAGCAGTCTACGTCTGTGCGTTGTCTGGACATGAGTACATCCCGCAGCAAGCTGGCCGTGGTGGACGAACACAACACCTGCCTGGTTTACGACATCCACACCAAGGAGCTGCTCTTCCAG GAGCCCAATGCTAACAGCGTAGCCTGGAACACCCAGTGTGAGGACATGCTGTGTTTCTCAGGCAGTGGCTACCTCAACATCAAGGCCAGTAACTTCCCAGTGCATCAGCAGAAGCTGCAGGGCTTCGTGGTGGGCTACAACGGCTCCAAGATCTTCTGCCTGCACGTGTACTCCATGTCCGCTGTGGAGGTGCCTCAG TCGGCTCCCATGTACCAGTATCTGGAGAGGAGGATGTTCAAGGAGGCCTATCAGATCGCCTGCCTGGGTGTGACTGACAGTGACTGGAGGGATCTGGCCACGGAAGCACTGGAGGGCCTCGACTTTGACACCTCTAAgaag gcatTCATCAGAGTACGAGACCTGCGCTACCTGGAGCTCATCAACAGCATTGAG gagaggaagaagagaggtgagagCGACACTGAGCTGTTCCTTGCGGATGTCTATGCCTACCAGGGGAAATTCCACGAGGCTGCCAGGCTCTACAAGAGGACTGGCTTGGACTCCAGAGCTCTCAGCATGTACACGGACCTGCGCATGTTTGAGTACGCTAAG GAGTTTGTGGGCGCGGCAGACCCTAAAAACACTCGCATGCTGATGTCCAAGCAGGCCGACTGGGCTAAGAACAGCAAGGAGCCGCGGGCCGCTGCTCAGATGTACCTGACTGCAGGAGAACACCTCAAAGCCATCGACATCATAGGAGAACACGGCTGGGTCGACAT GCTGATTGACATAGCCCGTAAGCTGGATAAGGCGGAGCGCGAACCACTGGCTAAGTGTGCGGCCTATTTCCAGAAGCTGAAGCATCATGGTTATGCCTCTGAGACCTACTCCAAGATGGGAGACCTGCAGGCCCTGGTGCATCTGCACGTGGAGGCACGACACTGGGATGAG gccTTCGCTCTGGTGGAGAAACATGCCCAGTTTAAAGATGACGTCTATGTGCCCTACGCTCAGTGGCTGGCTGAGAACGACCGCTTTGAGGAGGCACAGAAAG CTTTCCACAAGGCGGGCCGACAGAGCGAGGCTGTGAAGGTGTTGGAACAGCTTACCCACAATGCCGTGGTGGAGAGCAGGTTCAATGACGCAGCATATTATTACTGGATGCTCTCTATGCAGTGTCTGGACATCGCTAGGG AAAacgaggagaggaaggaggagatgctgaaGAAGTTCAAGCGTTTCCAGCACCTGGCGGAGCTTTACCATGTTTACCACTCAATACAGCGTTACACA GATGAACCCTTTAGCTCCCATATGCCTGAGACGCTCTTTAACATCTCCAGGTACCTCCTACACAACCTCACCAAGGACGTGCCACTGGGCATCTCCAAAGT TAACACTCTTTATGCGTTGGCCAAGCAGAGCAGAACCCTGGGAGCGTTTAAACTAGCCAGACATGCCTATGAGAAGCTCCAGGAACTCCACGTTCCCTCTCGCTTCCAGGAGTCAATGGATCTGGGCAGCCTTACCGTCCGCTCCAAACCATACCACGACAATGAG GACCTGATCCCCATGTGTTACCGCTGCTCCACCAACAACCCCCTGCTGAACAGCCAGGGCAGTGTGTGTATCAACTGCAAACAGCCCTTCATCTATTCAGCATCTTCATACG aGGTCCTTCCTCTGGTGCAGTTCTATCTGGACAAGGGTATCGGTGATGAGGAGGCTGTGTCTCTCATTGACCTGGAAGTCCCTTGCATTGACAGGAAGGCTGCTCGCTGGCAGGAGATGAGCAGTGGGG agtcccagtctctgaaGCTGAATGATGGCACAGAAGACACAGAGGAGGACCCCTTCATGGCCAAACTCAGCTTTGAG CAGGGGGGCTCTGACTTTGTCCCGGTGGTGGTGAGTCGCTCCGTGCTGAGGTCTATGAGCAGGAGGGATGTCCTGATTAAGCGCTGGCCCAAACCCCTGCAGTGGGAGTACTACCGTTCCTTACTGCCTGATGTCAGCATCACCATGTGCCCCTCCTGCTTCCAG ATGTTCCACAGTGAAGACTATGAGCTGCTTGTGCTTCAGCACAACTGCTGTCCCTACTGCCGTCGGCCCATCGATGAACCCAACTGA
- the ift122 gene encoding intraflagellar transport protein 122 homolog isoform X3: MRAVPTWIDKVHDRDKVEQCIYDLAFKPDGSQLIVAAGNRVLVYDTSDGTLIQPLKGHKDTVYCVAYAKDGKRFASGSADKSIIIWTSKLEGILKYTHNDSIQCVAYNPVSHQLASCSSGDFGLWSPEQKSVSKHKVNSKITCCGWTNDGQYLALGMMNGVVSIRNKNGEEKVKIERPGGSSSPIWSIAWNPSKDEHNDILAVADWGQKLSFYQLSGKQIGKDRTLTYDPCCVSYFSKGEYIVMGGSDKQASLYTKDGVRLGTIGEQSSWVWTCRVKPDSNYVVLGCQDGTIAFFQLIFSTVHGLYKDRYAYRDSMTDVIVQHLITEQKVRIKCRELVKKIAIYRNRLAIQLPEKILIYELYSDDSSDMHYRIKEKICRKFECNLLVVCSQHIILCQEKRLQCLSFTSIKEKEWLMESLIRYIKVIGGPPGREGLLVGLKNGAILKIFVDNPFAITLLKQSTSVRCLDMSTSRSKLAVVDEHNTCLVYDIHTKELLFQEPNANSVAWNTQCEDMLCFSGSGYLNIKASNFPVHQQKLQGFVVGYNGSKIFCLHVYSMSAVEVPQSAPMYQYLERRMFKEAYQIACLGVTDSDWRDLATEALEGLDFDTSKKAFIRVRDLRYLELINSIEERKKRGESDTELFLADVYAYQGKFHEAARLYKRTGLDSRALSMYTDLRMFEYAKEFVGAADPKNTRMLMSKQADWAKNSKEPRAAAQMYLTAGEHLKAIDIIGEHGWVDMLIDIARKLDKAEREPLAKCAAYFQKLKHHGYASETYSKMGDLQALVHLHVEARHWDEAFALVEKHAQFKDDVYVPYAQWLAENDRFEEAQKAFHKAGRQSEAVKVLEQLTHNAVVESRFNDAAYYYWMLSMQCLDIARENEERKEEMLKKFKRFQHLAELYHVYHSIQRYTDEPFSSHMPETLFNISRYLLHNLTKDVPLGISKVNTLYALAKQSRTLGAFKLARHAYEKLQELHVPSRFQESMDLGSLTVRSKPYHDNEDLIPMCYRCSTNNPLLNSQGSVCINCKQPFIYSASSYEVLPLVQFYLDKGIGDEEAVSLIDLEVPCIDRKAARWQEMSSGESQSLKLNDGTEDTEEDPFMAKLSFEQGGSDFVPVVVSRSVLRSMSRRDVLIKRWPKPLQWEYYRSLLPDVSITMCPSCFQMFHSEDYELLVLQHNCCPYCRRPIDEPN; this comes from the exons ATGAGGGCAGTTCCTACGTGGATTGACAAAGTACATGATCGCGACAAAGTTGAGCAATG TATCTACGACCTTGCCTTCAAACCAGATGGCAGCCAGCTTATTGTAGCAGCTGGGAATCGTGTTTTG GTGTATGACACATCAGATGGAACTCTCATTCAGCCTCTGAAAGGACACAAGGACACAGTGTACTGTGTTGCCTACGCCAAAGATG GGAAACGGTTTGCCTCAGGTTCTGCTGACAAAAGCATCATCATCTGGACATCTAAACTGGAGGGTATTTTGAAATATAC ACATAATGACTCCATCCAGTGTGTTGCCTACAACCCAGTCAGCCACCAGCTGGCCTCCTGCTCCTCTGGGGACTTTG GCCTGTGGTCCCCAGAACAGAAATCTGTATCCAAGCACAAAGTCAACAGCAAGATAACATGTTGTGG GTGGACCAACGACGGTCAGTACCTGGCCCTGGGCATGATGAACGGGGTGGTGAGCATCAGGAATAAGAACGGAGAGGAGAAGGTGAAAATAGAGCGACCAGGAGgatcctcctctcctatctggtCCATCGCATGGAACCCCTCCAA GGATGAGCACAATGACATCCTGGCTGTGGCAGACTGGGGGCAGAAGCTGTCCTTCTACCAGCTCAGTGGAAAACAG attggGAAGGACAGAACTCTGACCTATGACCCCTGCTGTGTCAGCTACTTCTCCAAGGGGGAGTACATTGTGATGGGTGGCTCGGACAAGCAGGCCTCCCTCTACACCAAAGATGGGGTGCGGCTCGGCACCATCGGGGAACAGAGCTCCTGGGTGTGGACCTGTAGAGTCAAACCTGACTCCAACTATGTG gTGTTGGGCTGCCAGGATGGGACCATAGCCTTCTTCCAGCTCATCTTCAGCACGGTGCACGGCCTGTACAAGGACCGCTATGCCTACAGAGACAGCATGACCGATGTCATCGTCCAGCACCTCATCACTGAACAGAAAG TGAGGATCAAGTGCAGAGAGCTTGTGAAGAAGATAGCTATCTACAGGAACCGCCTGGCCATCCAGCTGCCTGAGAAGATCCTCATCTACGAGCTGTACTCTGACGACTCCTCGGACATGCACTACCGCATCAAGGAGAAGATCTGCAGAAAGTTTGAGTGCAACCTGCTCGTGGTCTGCTCCCAGCACATCATCCTGTGTCAG GAGAAGAGGCTGCAGTGTCTGTCCTTCACCAGTATCAAGGAGAAGGAGTGGCTTATGGAGTCTCTGATTCGCTACATCAAAGTGATTGGTGGCCCACCGGGCAGAGAGGGCCTACTGGTGGGGCTGAAGAATGGAGCT ATCCTAAAGATCTTTGTTGACAACCCATTTGCCATCACTCTGCTGAAGCAGTCTACGTCTGTGCGTTGTCTGGACATGAGTACATCCCGCAGCAAGCTGGCCGTGGTGGACGAACACAACACCTGCCTGGTTTACGACATCCACACCAAGGAGCTGCTCTTCCAG GAGCCCAATGCTAACAGCGTAGCCTGGAACACCCAGTGTGAGGACATGCTGTGTTTCTCAGGCAGTGGCTACCTCAACATCAAGGCCAGTAACTTCCCAGTGCATCAGCAGAAGCTGCAGGGCTTCGTGGTGGGCTACAACGGCTCCAAGATCTTCTGCCTGCACGTGTACTCCATGTCCGCTGTGGAGGTGCCTCAG TCGGCTCCCATGTACCAGTATCTGGAGAGGAGGATGTTCAAGGAGGCCTATCAGATCGCCTGCCTGGGTGTGACTGACAGTGACTGGAGGGATCTGGCCACGGAAGCACTGGAGGGCCTCGACTTTGACACCTCTAAgaag gcatTCATCAGAGTACGAGACCTGCGCTACCTGGAGCTCATCAACAGCATTGAG gagaggaagaagagaggtgagagCGACACTGAGCTGTTCCTTGCGGATGTCTATGCCTACCAGGGGAAATTCCACGAGGCTGCCAGGCTCTACAAGAGGACTGGCTTGGACTCCAGAGCTCTCAGCATGTACACGGACCTGCGCATGTTTGAGTACGCTAAG GAGTTTGTGGGCGCGGCAGACCCTAAAAACACTCGCATGCTGATGTCCAAGCAGGCCGACTGGGCTAAGAACAGCAAGGAGCCGCGGGCCGCTGCTCAGATGTACCTGACTGCAGGAGAACACCTCAAAGCCATCGACATCATAGGAGAACACGGCTGGGTCGACAT GCTGATTGACATAGCCCGTAAGCTGGATAAGGCGGAGCGCGAACCACTGGCTAAGTGTGCGGCCTATTTCCAGAAGCTGAAGCATCATGGTTATGCCTCTGAGACCTACTCCAAGATGGGAGACCTGCAGGCCCTGGTGCATCTGCACGTGGAGGCACGACACTGGGATGAG gccTTCGCTCTGGTGGAGAAACATGCCCAGTTTAAAGATGACGTCTATGTGCCCTACGCTCAGTGGCTGGCTGAGAACGACCGCTTTGAGGAGGCACAGAAAG CTTTCCACAAGGCGGGCCGACAGAGCGAGGCTGTGAAGGTGTTGGAACAGCTTACCCACAATGCCGTGGTGGAGAGCAGGTTCAATGACGCAGCATATTATTACTGGATGCTCTCTATGCAGTGTCTGGACATCGCTAGGG AAAacgaggagaggaaggaggagatgctgaaGAAGTTCAAGCGTTTCCAGCACCTGGCGGAGCTTTACCATGTTTACCACTCAATACAGCGTTACACA GATGAACCCTTTAGCTCCCATATGCCTGAGACGCTCTTTAACATCTCCAGGTACCTCCTACACAACCTCACCAAGGACGTGCCACTGGGCATCTCCAAAGT TAACACTCTTTATGCGTTGGCCAAGCAGAGCAGAACCCTGGGAGCGTTTAAACTAGCCAGACATGCCTATGAGAAGCTCCAGGAACTCCACGTTCCCTCTCGCTTCCAGGAGTCAATGGATCTGGGCAGCCTTACCGTCCGCTCCAAACCATACCACGACAATGAG GACCTGATCCCCATGTGTTACCGCTGCTCCACCAACAACCCCCTGCTGAACAGCCAGGGCAGTGTGTGTATCAACTGCAAACAGCCCTTCATCTATTCAGCATCTTCATACG aGGTCCTTCCTCTGGTGCAGTTCTATCTGGACAAGGGTATCGGTGATGAGGAGGCTGTGTCTCTCATTGACCTGGAAGTCCCTTGCATTGACAGGAAGGCTGCTCGCTGGCAGGAGATGAGCAGTGGGG agtcccagtctctgaaGCTGAATGATGGCACAGAAGACACAGAGGAGGACCCCTTCATGGCCAAACTCAGCTTTGAG CAGGGGGGCTCTGACTTTGTCCCGGTGGTGGTGAGTCGCTCCGTGCTGAGGTCTATGAGCAGGAGGGATGTCCTGATTAAGCGCTGGCCCAAACCCCTGCAGTGGGAGTACTACCGTTCCTTACTGCCTGATGTCAGCATCACCATGTGCCCCTCCTGCTTCCAG ATGTTCCACAGTGAAGACTATGAGCTGCTTGTGCTTCAGCACAACTGCTGTCCCTACTGCCGTCGGCCCATCGATGAACCCAACTGA